A window of Sebastes umbrosus isolate fSebUmb1 chromosome 6, fSebUmb1.pri, whole genome shotgun sequence genomic DNA:
CCAGCTGCACTACTTCAACTCAGACTTCCTGACTCTCACTGACCTCGACAACGTACCTGTCAGACAGGCTTCCAGGTGAGACGCCAAGGGAAAAAATGTCCTTTTCAAATAACGACTGTCCAGTTACAATATTGCTAAATATATCTAGCAAGTAGACATAAGATCATTTATATTACAAGTGAGCTGCCAAATAGAGAGTTTAGTTAGTTACATCTGGTCATCATTAAACAGCCAAAGTGCCATTCTTTCTTGGTtgttaaaacaaacacttaCTGTTGTTTGTGTATGTACATTATATAAGTTGTGGTTGACGGCTAAACATGTTGTATATCTCTGTATGCCTCTGTTCTTCTGTTCCATCCGTCTCTCCACCCAGAGAAGAAGAGCTCAAGAGTTCAGTCAATGTGATATCTGAGACGTAAGAGCAGCGTTTAAACCTCCATTAATGTTTTGTTGCATTCACATTTCAGATGATCCATCACAATTAACAATATTTAGATATAATAATCAGTGTTTAATCAGTGAGCTGTTGGTGTAAATGTATATTGCCTGTGAATCTTATAGGGAGAACAATAAGTCCTTTTAGGTTGTTTTAAAATAGTTAAACATTGAGTTAATTAGAGATGTGATGGTGAAATGAATATGGACTTTTTCTCAGTGttcatcacagtaacagaaatATCAGTAACATTCACTGTAGCGTCTCTTTAATTTAATTCCcagcattaaagaaaacattgaaAAGTTCCAGAAAAGGTAAGGCTGTTGTTCCACTCTTGATTCTTGTTGCTTAGTCTATCGGATCAATATTTGTgtctacagtacatactgtattatactgcACTTATTTGGTATataattcatattcatatatactGTGCGTGTTTTGGGGGGAGGtatcaaaaaaaaatcattcccTGTGACAACCAACCAACACAAGTTTGTAAGTTTGTTTTTCCTataattgtgtaaatatttaagATATGTTCTGTTGTCCTGCAGACTTGTCAAGGAGCAAATGGGTTCTGGGAAAAGTCAGGAGACTCTGAACAGCGTCGGACTACAATCCTCCTCGGAGAAAGGAGCTGAGGAGCTCGAGGAGACACCAGAGGAGGGTAACTAAAAAAAGGCTCTTCAGCCTCCATTTGTTGGGGCAATTAGGAGTGGGACCAATTAAACAATGGACTCTCTTACAATGATATGTTTTTCATACACTGGCACCAAGTAGCGCATCTTTGTGATTGCCAGATATGAATTTTATGTAGCTCTTATTCTCCTGACATTAATTGCTGTCTGAACTGTATGAGAGATGATGTTCAAATGATGTCTGATGTCCTTCTCTACCCTTGCTACCGTCTCTTCCTCCCAGAAACTCTCCTCAGCAGTCCTGAGGACAAGTGGGTTGTGATTGTCGACCGGTCGAGCATGCTGCTCATTCAGGCTCTGTCGGGACTCCAACGGCTCCAGGAGCAGAGCTGGAGACTGATGGAGCTCCACAGCCTCAAAATCGTGTCCTCTGGCATCATCTGGGTGTCACTGCAAGAGGTGGGATGTTTGACCTGTGCGTAGGGATGTGTGCGTATATACAAATTTTCAGAGATACAAAGAACAATCCCTTGATATTGATTTACTCAGTGTTGGTTTGATGGTTataaaattgtttttgtttctcttcatCTACACCTGTCCTTCATGTCAGAGGCGGAGGTAAAATCAACCAACAAAATGCAGAATCTTTAGCCTTTAATAACGTTTTCACAGGTTTCTCTGATGAACTCGCTCTTCCTGGTTCTGTGGGTGTTTGCCCTCCCGTTCCCACGGTTACGGCCTGCAGCATCCAGCATCTCTGCTGCGTGGGCCTGCGTCATGGTGGTTTGCAAAATGTTTTACCAGCTCAAAGTCATCAAACCCCTCGATTACTCCTCCAACTGCACAGCTGTGAGTATCCATCTAATGGTAACTAATGCTTCTGTTAGCAGGCTTACAGCTGTATCAGCTGTGAATGGGCTTTAACGGTGTTCATATCTCAGGGCCTGGTGCCGTACAACAGCTCGGGCCTGGATGACGGAGCAGAGATGAGGGGGAACATGGTGGAGCTGCTCAGGAGGTCTATTCTCTACATCGACCCTGTCGACCCCGTCTACTGGTGCGGAGCGCTGCGTAAATGTGAGGGCAGAATCCTCCCCTGTCTCAGGGTACGGTGACACACCTGCCAAATTCTAAAAACTTTATAGCTTTGACatttcttcatcttcatcacacaAAGCTGCTTTTGCATTCCATCACATAATATCAAGTACACTCAATGAGGTTTAGGCTCCAACGCACTCGACTATCCATTAACTGTAGACTGTAAAACTGCACATCCTTTTAACCCCCTGCGATCCTGACTAACTTCACTCGTTCAGACGCTGTAGCAGTACATATACGAtgtgaagctagaaaacctatggaatccattggtaacagcCATGTCATGCTTGCTTGTCGGCAAGgcggctaaataatgctacaaagttaggctacattttggcgagagaTAAattgacatggccattttctgtttcaaaggggtcccttgacctctgacctcaagatatctgaacaaatatgggttctatgggtacccacgagtctcccctttacagacatgcccactttatgataatcacatgcagtttggggcaaaaaccattcagtttttaaatgcagtataaatttgttattttctgcatactggggtccctaaacagtcttggaattacataaattgggtatgattGGGAAGCTGAGActtgtggattcaatgagcccaactgtattcatgtgtgatgatgttagtccccatagtaaccatttcattgtagtgagaccatttttttttatacttgaTCTCACTGTCTAAAATTATACATACTAGACGGAAGTCAGAGACACACATTGAGGCTTGAATCGGCCCAGTTCCACCTTTGGATTGTGTCCCAGATCAGCTTTTCTCTAgaaagtgtgtttctgtgttgtaGAACCATCTGATGATACTCGGGCTGCTGGTGTTCGAAGCGATCGTCCATCGGCACCAGCTCTACTTCCGTCTCCATAACGACGTGAGGGCCCCGCCCTTCAGCATCATCTTCCACGGCATCACGAGGCAGCACCTGGATCACGGCATCCTGCCCTGCATCAAGTACTACATCAACTTCTGCTTCTACAAATTTGGACTGGAGGTacttttaagtgtgtgtgtgtgtgtgtgtgtgtgtctgaactgTTTAACGTATTTGGCATTGAAGTTCTTAACATGCACACTTCTTCTCAGATCAGTTTAATCGTGGCGGTCAACGTGATTGGTCAGAGGATGGATTTCTATGCCCTGCTCCATTCCTGCGCCTTATTGGCTGTTCTGTCACGACGACGCAGGAAGGCCATCGGGGAGGTGTGGCCTAAGTACTGCTGCTTTACTGCCGGGCTCATGGTGCTGCAGTACCTGCTCTGCATTGGCATCCCTCCCGCAGTCTGTGCTGGTATGGACGTTTTAATAATTCTTTGAGTTTTTGTAGAAATGAACTGTTGATAAAATTATAAGTCATTTATATCCAGTTCCTGAAAACTTTAACATTTGCTGTTTTATActcctggtgtgtgtgttcctgtaaCCAAGAAACGCGCCTAATTCCCCTTTCTATTTTcatgcgacatttcaaaagtttgattaaaatttgcttgacaattgaatgtaAACACAGCTATTGTATGGTATTCAACTCTATTCTATTTTCTCATCAGATTACCCCTGGAGAACCGCAGCtcaacctttgacctctaatgttATTAAGTGGTTTTACATGCCTGACTTCGCCATGAGACCCAATCCTTTATTCATATTCTGTGAGTTCATCTATACTCTCTTCTCTTTGAACCTATTCCTCCGCTGTaactcctcctgtcctccagattgtgacctcctcctcctctttctcctctctccgctgcaGACGAccacctcctgctgctctgctcgTCTCTGCAGTGGCAGGTGTTTGAGGAGGAGAACCGAGCGGCGGTACGACTGCTGGCTGGAGACAACGTTGAGATTAGCCGTAGTCTGGATCCTTGTTCCTTCAACAAGTTCATACCTGTCGATAACTTCCTCCACTGCAGGTCAGAAAGAACAACCAGGTCtttgtatttagtttttttcatcaTCAACTAGGAGAAGAGTTTTGGTTGTATTTCCATTACAGTATATTTCAGACTTGTCTTGGTCTGAATATCAGTCTGAATTTTTCATGTCTATCTATACTATTAAAAATATGAGTCATTTTATTGatggttgatttattttttctctcctggAAGGGGTGACTCACCTAAATCAGTCTAAATCTATAGACCCGAGATAAGGACAGGAAATAGTCTGAACTTTTATAATCCAGCACTTAGTTCATCTCTTCAAAACAGCTTCCTGCTGCGCAGGTTAAACTGCAGGTGGAGAATATTTTGAGTCCATCACGCtggtttgtggttgttttaaagGACCATTAAGGAGTCGAGTTAGATCGTaattatttatgtgtgtttctAAACCCATGAAAGCTGTTCTGGTAAAGTAAAACTGCTGGATAAGCACTCATGGACGTCTCCCATTTCGTTTATCTCACTTTCTGCCACAAGCCTTCATCAGATTCTCGGATAATGCAAAGACGCTGTGTTGTTTCATTGTCTGATGAAGTTGGTATTTGAGTCAGACAGTTGATTGTATTTTATATGTCAATAGATGTCATCCATCAACATGTACTCAAGGTTAGGGATACCGGATATCGGGTCGATACTAACTCATAACAGCTGAATCTGTATCTTTGACAATGGGGCCcaatatattcaattcaattctatgtttatataccatatacattatatactgggattttaattcctgtttaagttttgaccaacttgttgctgcattaaaaaggtttacaccagaattataattcctgttaattttgaagattttttaccaactGAACGAAGAAAGCAAATtagcttatttcccaaaatgtcaagtACAATTCTGTGATTTTTAGGCAATATTTGAGGGGTTTTTGGTACCTTTTGTAGAGAAGAAGTAGATACAAAAATCTCTGGTTCTCATATGTTTTTCACAGTAATGCATTAAATGACTCTTCTACCTCTCTGTCTGGTCCTCAGGTGCTACCTCGACATGGTGAAGGTGTTTGTTTTCAGCTATTTCTTCTGGCTGGTGCTGTGCCTCATCTTCATCACTGGCACCACGCGGATCAACATCTTCTGCCTGGGCTACCTGGTGGCCTGTTTCTACTTCATGCTGTTTGGAGGCAGCGTGTTGATGCAGCCCGTCAGATACATCCTGCGACTGTGGGACTGGCTCATCGGATACACCTGCTTTGTGATCGCCATGAAGAACCTGCTGTCTGTGAGTTACCACGCCGTGAACAAGTGCAGTAGTTTAGACACCCATCACATAATTTGTTAGCTTTTTTAACAGGCTCTATACTATCAATTAAAGCGCCTTTCTGCCATCCccgtgtgtttttctgtgatcAGCTCGGTTCTTGTGCCTACCTGGAAAGCCTGTTGAAGAACTGCTGCTGGTTGATTCAGGCTTTCAGCATGTTCTGCACCATCAAAGGCTACGACGTCCGTAAGTGTCTTCAACAGACGATGAGAAAGGACATCTTAAATCTCAGTTCATTCTTGTGTTCGTACATTCTTGGTGTTAACATATCTCTTCTGTCCTGTCAGCTGCTCCTGACGCTGAGTGCGAGCTGCCGGAGGGCGAGGCCGGCATCGTCTGGGACGCGATCTGTTTCACCGTCCTCCTGGCACAGAGGAGGGTCTTCCTCAGTTACTACTTCCTCTACGTGGTGTCTGACCTCAAGTCTTCTAAGATATTGGCCTCCAGGTCTGTACTCCACACAAACCTCCTGTTGAGGTCCCTAACatattttaaagcagcagcaaGTGGACTTTACAATCAGGGTGAGGGCGTACAATGACAACGAGGGGTAAATGTTTGAAAAACTTGAATTGGGTTTGATAAATTAAACCCAACCTAGCTTGTCTGTAATCAGTTTATAAAGGGAAACCAAAGGGACGAGATATGCAGCTAGCTTTGGATGAAGCAACACTCACTCACAGCTGTTTAGAGGACGTTTTTGTAGCGCTCTATTTTATGgataattattcatattcattccATAATTATTTCTGAGTTTCCAGGTAAGAAGAATTTAATTGTAAGGAAAATAGTAATTTCCAAGACATGGAAGCTCCATTTATACCCattgtaaatattaattaattgtgaatgtattattggaaactTTATTCTACATTCATGTTTAATTGTCACAGATTTTGTCAGGTTTGGCTGATCTGCCCACTAAAATACTATCCATGTTCTGCTTGCTATTAGTTTGAAATAATTATTTGGAATTTTGCCTATAATTAGTACCTTTCCAGAAAACATCTTGAAAATTAGGAATAGGGCtccaactaacgattattttcattgttgattaatctttAGATCATTTTCCtgatttatcgattagttgtttggtctataaattgttagaaaatggtgaaacatgtctatcagtgtttcccaaagcccaagatgacgtcctcaaaatgtcttgttttgtccacaagtcaaagatattcagtttactgtcatagaggagtaaagacaccagaaaatattcacatttaagaagctggaatcagagaactttttttcttaaaaaaatgactcaaaccgattaatcgattatcaaaatagttgctgattaatttaatagttgacaactaatcaattaattattgcAGCGCCAATTAGGAAACTATTAATGAGAACATTATATGAGTTGACAATATGTGTCTCATTTACGGAGGAAGCAAACTCTCTAATGCAgccttttttctgtctgttgtttCCTTGTAGGTTGGTTACACAAGGATCGATTTTGAAATAATTgttacaataattataataagcgATCACTAACTCCTAAACAAAGTAGTAAAAAGTGTTTTACAGATGATGAAATAAACAGACGGtgctcttttcctcttcctctctcgaCCTCTAAGGGGCGCTGAGCTGTTTGAGGCCAGAGTGAAGAAGCAGGTCGCCGCCAGactggaggaagagaagaaatcTGTGCTGACACTGAAGAAACAGTAAGACACGTTAAACAGTGTAGAGTCAGTATATAGTACATTTACAACATTTCAGCAGTTCTgactgtgaatgaatgaataaatttaCCCAGTTTCAATGACGACCAACAAAATTTCCCCTctcaatgtcacattttatttcatctctggtaaaaaaaaagcaaagagctAACTTGCCTTTCTCGCCCTCTTCCTGTAGGATGGAGAAGATCAAATCTAAACAGAAGGgtggaccagcagcagcaggcaaaCCAGCTCTTCCTGCTGATCAGGAGCAGGTGACACTGGGTAACACGAGTGAATCTATTTCCTGTTTCTACCTTTAACAAACCAGCAAAGCATGAGcagatattttattaaatagaTCTCTTATTAAAGCTCCAATCCTTGTTTGAGCTAAATTCAGACACATAGTTGAAGTTTGTTTTATGATGAAAGATAATTTTGTGTCAACATGGGGTGTTTTATAATGCACTTTTCACTGAGATCTATACTTGTATCAGTGTTTACTTTAAGAAGCTCTTCAATCTTTATCATTAAAAGGGAGAAAATCAAAAGATGGTCAGAACATGGACTCAGTTATGTATCCAGATATGCGATAGGGGCAATCTAAAGCCATTTTGAAGTAtctagttattttatttatttggattattgtttttttttctacacttatttttctatttcgtatattatatatttgtgttccACTTATTCCTATGTTATTTTGTAATGATGCAAAACTGTAATGGGTAATATGATTTTgctgagaataaaaaaaaaaaagttaagttaaaaaaagcaagaaaatcCGCCAATATCTGTGATGACTAAACCGATTGATTTGTGTTTTCCAGACGACGATGAGAAGGCAAAGAAAGATGCCGGAAAATGGTGGAAGCCGTGGGTGTCTAAGCCTGGAGGTGAGCGGCAACATCGCATCGACCTAAACACTGCTCAGTGCTCTCAATGAAGAATGTTCTGCTGTTTCATTTCATCTCCTCAAATTAGTCCTTCCTGTCAGAGAGACGTTTGTAACCCAGGTTAtgtaataaaacagtaaaaacagccTCTGAGCTTCTGTACGGGAGCAGCTCTGGGTCAGATGCCTTATTCAAAACCTCAACAGTATGCATAGTGATGCAGTTTTGCTCTGTTTCATGCAGTGGAAAACAACTGTGGCTACCACCTGTTTGAGAGTGAcagcgaggaggaagaggaggatgttaCGGAGAAGAAAGTAGAtgaaccaccaccaccaaagaAGAAATCTGCTTTCCAGGTGAGAgccagaaaaaacacaaaaactaaTGACGAATAAAAAGAATACATTTAATGTTTTCCATATTCCCAAAGATAGTACGTTAAAAGTGAACACTGACAGATGTGTTGCTATGTTGTAACATCGTCTTTGATATCCTAGTTGGCCCACGACGCCTGGGTCAACAGCTCTAAGTCGGCTCTGAAGGAcctgaagaaggagaagaagaaaataaagaaagaggagaagaagagagcaaagagagagctgcagagacagCAGGGTGAGAGAGCCACATGTGGAGTTTATGTAACAGCGTCTAATCCTCCTCCATTTGAACATTTAGAGACAATTCTGAGACTCAGGTGCTCCGTGTCCATcagattttaatatttctggTGTAAAGGAGGAGATCTGGTATCGTGGTGTTCACCAAACCTGTAAAGGGATGTTCTGTCCTGATGATGGCGTTGGAGGAGAGGTCAGGAGGTCACCAAGATCCTTAGGAGGGGACCATGAATTTGACAGCAATCTGTCCAGCAGTTGTGGAGACAGATGGACCAACTGCTTAAATAATTTAACACTAAAATCGTCTTTCTTCCAGGCATTGATAGAGAGGACTCTAGTGAGGATGAACTGGATGAAAGCAccgtggaggaggaggtagaggagggaaAAGGTAAACAAGCACGAGTCACTGCATTTCACTCACAAACCACTGGATTACAGCAACTTTCTACCATAAGTAAACCTCTGAGTGAAAagaatattttacatttctataCATTCATATTCACTTATGTCGTCTCCTTACAGAAAACATCGTGCATCGCGTCATTAACACCGTGAAGTTCAGCTTTGTGTTCATTAAGTCCCTCCTAGACGACCTGACGGGGGGTCTGAACGCGTTCTGTAAAGAAACGCTGGACATTTCCAAGGTGCTGCGCTTCGAGCGTGCGTTACTCAGCCAACAGCAGAAGAAGGTGAGAGGAACGGATGTAAAGCTGATGATTGTAAACTGTTGACATGTCTGGGTTTTAGCCTCAAAGTGAAGCACAGAAAACTGTTTAATCCTTCATATGGACAAAAACAAATTCAACACCaagtaacatttttatgtgattatgacttttatgtatttttagtgACAAACTGATATCATGTAGAAACTGTGAAAAGTTACAGTGCTGCACACAGTGAGTCTGTTTTCCTGTTTCAATCTGATGAATAACTATAAATAAGTAGTTATTTACAGaatgtaaaaatatgtgaaGTTAAAATGAGATATAAAATCCAACCGTACTTGGGTAATCTTTTATATACAGCTTGTATGTTCAAAAATAGCGATAACATGGTAATTTAACTGTGACAGTTATCCAATGTGTGGATGACAAAAAGCTCTTTCCCTTCCttgaatctattttattttttatttttattttgaacttttttaaatctatctatcttacctctgtttttacaaaaaaagttcaataaaaataattattttttaaaaaacaacacatttaagcATGTAAAATTAGGTGTCTTTTCTATCTGTCTTTCCATATCCAAAATGTGctctatttaaaaaataatttaaatatttcttaCAGCTATTTTTTCTTTGAgcattttattcattaatttaatcGTTCAATTATTAAAGTTGATTATAACACAGGTGTTGTCAGTTACGTTCAGAGTTATGCTTAGAAAAGACCATTTTTCACAGCACACATTTAGACTCGTCAAAGCAGGAAAAtaacaggtgtaactaataacattaatgatgactGCATCACATGTAGGTGAACCAGGCATATACTGTAGCACAAAATACACTTCCCACACTATGTTTTGTGTCGGCTACGCCCTTTACGTCCCTTTTCTCTACAGGGTAAAGAGGTGAGCCAGGAGAGCGTGAAGCAGTTTTATGAAAACTGGTTATCCCGTCAGAACACACTTTTATCTCAAGACGACCCCGATGAcaacctgcctcctcctccctccccgtCCGACGTCCCCTCCTCACGCCACGCCTACGCCAAGCTGAAGAACCAAGCCTCCAAAGTGTCCTGGGGCAGCAGCATCTCCAGGCAGGTTACTGGACTCTGAGTCACTCACATATTTACCTCTCTCATGCTTTCATTCTCATTTTTCCTGCTTCTACTGTATTTACTTCCATATGTGCATCAAGGTTTTAATAGTTTTgacatttcaatttcattttagtttagttttagttaattttcagagtgtgtttgctagttttagtttagttatagTTTTTGAAAAAGGTTTAGTttgagtttttatatatttagttaatttttttttttagggccagctataatgtctcacaagtatgtagctacatatacatacaaaatacatggttggagaactgtttATTATGTTTACGCGCTACTTTAGCAAAGCAATTGCAGGATAGCGCTATCTCCTGAAaggtttctgtggttcaatgtcacgagagttgacggGAATTCATGCCGTCTCCTTTTTTCGTGAGTGATATATTTTAGCAAAAAAAACTTCAATTAATTTACACtcatttatattgtatttttatttttttaaccaggcattaaaggatatagtttttatttagtctcAGGTTATTAatgatatttttcactgcttattttcattttagtttactgTAATAACCCTGGTGTGTATACATATACTGCATGTGTAAAGTTAGAAACTGCCAACATATTAAAGACATGAATGGCATTATTActgtacatactatatacacaGTCTGCCCATCGTTTAGACCCTGTTGACTCAtctgctctctgctgctctccttCAGCTGTATGACAGATGAGACGTTGCTCATGTCCCGGCAGCCGACGCAGGAAGAGCTGGACGATCCCCCCGCTGTGTCGCCTGCTGCTGACCAGCTCAGACGGAGACTCCTGAAAACAGCCAACATCGACCTGACCTCCTTTGAGAATGTTGACCTTTCACCAAggtgagggagaaaaaaaggttCACTTCACACACAGATTTGCTATAAAGTCGTGGAGAGAAATCGAAACTTCCCTCGACTCTTTAAAACTTTGCATAACCATCTCCCCATCTGATTCTTGAAGTTGAAACGTCTTTATCCTTTTCTCAAAAGCTGTGAAGATGGCGCCCCTCAAAAGGAAATCCACGaacaagaagaggaggaggaggaggacatcgAGGGTGAGACAAAGCATGAGCGAGaacaagaagaggaggaggaggaggacattgAGGTTGAGACGAAACGGGAGCGAGaacaagaagaggaggaggaggaggacatcgAGGTAGAGACGGAACAGGAGCGAGaacaagaagaggaggaggaggtggacatCGAGGTTGAGACGAAACGGGAGCGAGaacaagaagaggaggaggaggacatcgAGGTTGAGACGAAACGGGAGAGAGAACAAGAAGAGACAGAGGAAAAGGAACAAAGAGAGGAGTATcgtgaggtggagagagaagagCTGAACGAGGAAGCGCTGCTGAGAGAAGAAGATGAATGCGCCGATTACCCAGAATGCACCTCGTTGCGCTTCAGGGAcagtgatggagagaaaagCCTCGACCTCGCAGAGTCTCCCCGACCTCTGAGTGAGGAAACGAGGAACCTCACTGCCAGCGAGCTGCTGCTAAACAAGTCAGTACACACAAGAAACGTATTAGTTGAAAACAGTTTTAgacattattatgattatttctgtcttttcttctgCAGCATGTTTGAAAATGACGAGATCTTCGAGTCCGATAAGTTTTTCGTGACGCTGCCGAGGCCGCTGAAGCTGCTGTTCGCCCTCTATAACACCATGGTGTCCAAGTCAGAGATGCTGTGCTACTT
This region includes:
- the si:dkey-11f4.7 gene encoding piezo-type mechanosensitive ion channel component 2 isoform X3, producing the protein MVIFGRLVQKHSYVSALIIMMVWSITYNNWLTFALLVWSCIIWMMRDRRRYAMMSAPFLAVYGSVLLVLGFLSGLRLSRAELYPGLPPTVIVDFDLNSYHPAPCVHLGAKVFYCFSFWLMFRQQLKERQEEQSLKEESLDEVKVVPPEESPPSPLVAMLISGVKGTLVKYWILFCCSMFFVVSFSGKVVVYKILYIVLFLFCVVLFQIRYDVWRRVLNIFWAVVVGYSMVVLIAVYMYQFRSVSGLLTQIMGMSEEGLRDVGLERFNTVELFARILLPAAFLLACILQLHYFNSDFLTLTDLDNVPVRQASREEELKSSVNVISETIKENIEKFQKRLVKEQMGSGKSQETLNSVGLQSSSEKGAEELEETPEEETLLSSPEDKWVVIVDRSSMLLIQALSGLQRLQEQSWRLMELHSLKIVSSGIIWVSLQEVSLMNSLFLVLWVFALPFPRLRPAASSISAAWACVMVVCKMFYQLKVIKPLDYSSNCTAGLVPYNSSGLDDGAEMRGNMVELLRRSILYIDPVDPVYWCGALRKCEGRILPCLRNHLMILGLLVFEAIVHRHQLYFRLHNDVRAPPFSIIFHGITRQHLDHGILPCIKYYINFCFYKFGLEISLIVAVNVIGQRMDFYALLHSCALLAVLSRRRRKAIGEVWPKYCCFTAGLMVLQYLLCIGIPPAVCADYPWRTAAQPLTSNVIKWFYMPDFAMRPNPLFIFYDHLLLLCSSLQWQVFEEENRAAVRLLAGDNVEISRSLDPCSFNKFIPVDNFLHCRCYLDMVKVFVFSYFFWLVLCLIFITGTTRINIFCLGYLVACFYFMLFGGSVLMQPVRYILRLWDWLIGYTCFVIAMKNLLSLGSCAYLESLLKNCCWLIQAFSMFCTIKGYDVPAPDAECELPEGEAGIVWDAICFTVLLAQRRVFLSYYFLYVVSDLKSSKILASRGAELFEARVKKQVAARLEEEKKSVLTLKKQMEKIKSKQKGGPAAAGKPALPADQEQVTLDDDEKAKKDAGKWWKPWVSKPGVENNCGYHLFESDSEEEEEDVTEKKVDEPPPPKKKSAFQLAHDAWVNSSKSALKDLKKEKKKIKKEEKKRAKRELQRQQGIDREDSSEDELDESTVEEEVEEGKENIVHRVINTVKFSFVFIKSLLDDLTGGLNAFCKETLDISKVLRFERALLSQQQKKGKEVSQESVKQFYENWLSRQNTLLSQDDPDDNLPPPPSPSDVPSSRHAYAKLKNQASKVSWGSSISSCMTDETLLMSRQPTQEELDDPPAVSPAADQLRRRLLKTANIDLTSFENVDLSPSCEDGAPQKEIHEQEEEEEEDIEGETKHEREQEEEEEEDIEVETKREREQEEEEEEDIEVETEQEREQEEEEEVDIEVETKREREQEEEEEDIEVETKREREQEETEEKEQREEYREVEREELNEEALLREEDECADYPECTSLRFRDSDGEKSLDLAESPRPLSEETRNLTASELLLNNMFENDEIFESDKFFVTLPRPLKLLFALYNTMVSKSEMLCYFVIILNHIVTASFLSLILPILIFLWAMLSVPRPSKRFWMTAIIYTELTVVVKYFFQFGFFPWTTSAYRGMNAERPFALPNIIGVEKKDGYVLFDLIQLLALFFHRSILKCHGLWDNKEVEMPDFFKKMKKKVDKKKMSGGDRTGRKDKTQRRLKFLPLQASTTSMFWRRKKGDSLESDEVKPKKQHSRKRSRQQNKAPLTRKQRIRQLIKERMLQTKAAVIEVGLHIYLPIRQFFYDIIHPDYSPVCDVYALMFLIDVVNFIVTIYGYSAFGKYSAGVDITESLSEDQVPEAFLVMLLMQFGTMIVDRALYLKKSLMGKCVFQVVLVFGIHFWMFFILPGVTERRFNRNGIAQLWYFVKCIYFGLSAYQIKCGYPNRILGNFLTKNYNYLNLFLFQGFRLVPFLTELRAVMDWVWTDTTLSLSSWICVEDIYANIFILKCWRESEKKYPHTPGQKKKKVVKYGMGGFIIFALISIIWFPLLFMSLVQSAAGVTNQPVDVSIQLSIAGYEPLFTMSAQEQNLVPYTNAGFDKLTKVYATNPSAMQFIMNYEAEDIVVAKIKSDASLLWSISPASRADMIQELSNSSHIYMTLRWTLLRDPSISMTAETVGEHTVKFEDNALREGIVHMLKGNISKPVLIDSLLPKFLRGNKGPESKMATRMKVEPSDRPDSQALSFFRPMLVKLQEANGGSEKRPDQWWMVEECSPVLTLSKHKCDNIEIVVISDKVSPSSLGFLAGHGIVGLYMSVVLVIGKFVREFFNGISRSIMFEELPCVDRVLKLCTDIFVVRETGEMELEETLFEKLIFLYRSPETMIKMTREKKDS